One window from the genome of Cydia fagiglandana chromosome 21, ilCydFagi1.1, whole genome shotgun sequence encodes:
- the LOC134675133 gene encoding alpha-sarcoglycan isoform X2 has translation MKAQALILGLLTVVTTGHVHNAVETEMFAIPISPNLFNWTYQEFDQQYRFHAALMGKPELPSWLRYIYSGRHHSGFIFGTPPRGTKSPITLEVIGLNRQDYETRKVLLVLNVHRREKMAKHEVELKIDNLNVEDLLDEHRMTRLKDIFRGILWPESNHDLYPTFLASAIDLGARLPLKPSDGEGLVIRLGSIAPFSTSLKDLREEVRPLSKLPSCPREFKRTSQERLFRDAGLTLDWCSFELYNTVYRARTTEHVEYLTPIPSSKHTASHTLWAPTWSAPARDSLPTRGVAKQLAAAAAAPLLLLMLAIAALTATVCFHYAAIAHKAGRVELCRYGTNTEQTQADNTSNKSAGVSPNNSLPRPYSPKSTTNLAANYNRPQPPPYGSATNTLHHRKSAADHTPSTSGHTPEHRHLALEDSLKLLNEANIANSLFENSKDPIVDLNDTGEDYVPVKPVLIKPDGIGFNLIKPDGYVAMKDLDDIDVPDLGKYGI, from the exons ATGAAGGCACAGGCGCTAATTTTGGGGTTGTTGACCGTTGTAACGACCGGTCACGTTCATAATGCGGTCGAAACTGAAATGTTTGCGATACCAATCAGCCCTAATTTATTTAACTGGACTTATCAAG AGTTCGACCAACAATATCGCTTCCACGCCGCGCTGATGGGCAAACCGGAGCTCCCGTCATGGCTCCGCTACATTTACAGCGGGCGACACCACTCCGGTTTTATTTTCGGAACCCCACCACGGGGCACCAAATCACCAATCACT ttggAAGTCATAGGCCTCAATCGCCAGGACTATGAGACGAGGAAAGTGCTCCTAGTTCTAAACGTTCATCGGAGGGAGAAGATGGCTAAGCACGAGGTGGAACTCAAGATTGACAACTTGAATGTGGAGGATTTGCTGGATGAACACAG GATGACTCGCCTGAAGGATATCTTCCGCGGCATACTATGGCCGGAGAGTAACCACGACTTATACCCCACATTCCTCGCTTCCGCCATTGATTTGGGGGCTCGGTTACCGCTGAAACCGAGCGACGGGGAAGG GTTGGTCATCCGTCTCGGCAGCATCGCACCTTTTTCTACCAGCCTGAAGGACCTCCGAGAGGAAGTACGGCCCCTGTCCAAGCTGCCCAGCTGTCCTCGAGAATTCAAGAGGACCAGCCAAGAGAGACTGTTCAGAGATGCTGGGTTAACTCTGGACTGGTGCAGCTTCGAGTTG TACAACACAGTCTACCGCGCGCGCACCACCGAGCACGTCGAATACCTAACTCCAATCCCCTCCAGCAAGCACACCGCCTCGCACACCCTCTGGGCGCCGACCTGGTCCGCGCCAGCGCGGGACTCCTTGCCAACGAGAGGGGTCGCCAAGCAGCTCGCGGCTGCGGCGGCTGCGCCGCTGTTGCTGCTTATGTTGGCAATCGCTGCGCTGACGGCTACTGTGTGCTTCCATTATGCTGCTAT AGCACACAAGGCCGGTAGAGTGGAGCTGTGCCGCTACGGCACTAACACCGAGCAAACACAGGCGGACAACACTAGCAATAAAAGCGCCGGAGTCAG TCCAAACAACAGCCTACCGCGCCCCTACAGCCCGAAATCCACCACCAACCTAGCAGCCAACTACAATCGCCCCCAACCACCCCCCTACGGCTCGGCCACCAACACCCTCCACCACCGGAAGTCCGCCGCCGACCACACCCCCTCCACTTCCGGCCACACACCGGAACACCGCCATCTTGCTTTAGAAGATTCGTTAAAACTACTCAACGAAGCGAACATCGCGAATTCTTTATTCGAAAATTCAAAAGACCCTATCGTTGATTTGAACGATACCGGAGAAGATTATGTTCCTGTTAAACCGGTTTTGATAAAACCGGATGGAATCGGTTTTAACTTGATCAAACCGGACGGGTATGTCGCTATGAAGGATTTGGATGACATTGACGTACCGGATTTGGGTAAGTACGGGATTTGA
- the LOC134675133 gene encoding alpha-sarcoglycan isoform X1, protein MKAQALILGLLTVVTTGHVHNAVETEMFAIPISPNLFNWTYQEFDQQYRFHAALMGKPELPSWLRYIYSGRHHSGFIFGTPPRGTKSPITLEVIGLNRQDYETRKVLLVLNVHRREKMAKHEVELKIDNLNVEDLLDEHRMTRLKDIFRGILWPESNHDLYPTFLASAIDLGARLPLKPSDGEGLVIRLGSIAPFSTSLKDLREEVRPLSKLPSCPREFKRTSQERLFRDAGLTLDWCSFELYNTVYRARTTEHVEYLTPIPSSKHTASHTLWAPTWSAPARDSLPTRGVAKQLAAAAAAPLLLLMLAIAALTATVCFHYAAMRDPESDHFLETIFHICSDYRRRRRAHKAGRVELCRYGTNTEQTQADNTSNKSAGVSPNNSLPRPYSPKSTTNLAANYNRPQPPPYGSATNTLHHRKSAADHTPSTSGHTPEHRHLALEDSLKLLNEANIANSLFENSKDPIVDLNDTGEDYVPVKPVLIKPDGIGFNLIKPDGYVAMKDLDDIDVPDLGKYGI, encoded by the exons ATGAAGGCACAGGCGCTAATTTTGGGGTTGTTGACCGTTGTAACGACCGGTCACGTTCATAATGCGGTCGAAACTGAAATGTTTGCGATACCAATCAGCCCTAATTTATTTAACTGGACTTATCAAG AGTTCGACCAACAATATCGCTTCCACGCCGCGCTGATGGGCAAACCGGAGCTCCCGTCATGGCTCCGCTACATTTACAGCGGGCGACACCACTCCGGTTTTATTTTCGGAACCCCACCACGGGGCACCAAATCACCAATCACT ttggAAGTCATAGGCCTCAATCGCCAGGACTATGAGACGAGGAAAGTGCTCCTAGTTCTAAACGTTCATCGGAGGGAGAAGATGGCTAAGCACGAGGTGGAACTCAAGATTGACAACTTGAATGTGGAGGATTTGCTGGATGAACACAG GATGACTCGCCTGAAGGATATCTTCCGCGGCATACTATGGCCGGAGAGTAACCACGACTTATACCCCACATTCCTCGCTTCCGCCATTGATTTGGGGGCTCGGTTACCGCTGAAACCGAGCGACGGGGAAGG GTTGGTCATCCGTCTCGGCAGCATCGCACCTTTTTCTACCAGCCTGAAGGACCTCCGAGAGGAAGTACGGCCCCTGTCCAAGCTGCCCAGCTGTCCTCGAGAATTCAAGAGGACCAGCCAAGAGAGACTGTTCAGAGATGCTGGGTTAACTCTGGACTGGTGCAGCTTCGAGTTG TACAACACAGTCTACCGCGCGCGCACCACCGAGCACGTCGAATACCTAACTCCAATCCCCTCCAGCAAGCACACCGCCTCGCACACCCTCTGGGCGCCGACCTGGTCCGCGCCAGCGCGGGACTCCTTGCCAACGAGAGGGGTCGCCAAGCAGCTCGCGGCTGCGGCGGCTGCGCCGCTGTTGCTGCTTATGTTGGCAATCGCTGCGCTGACGGCTACTGTGTGCTTCCATTATGCTGCTAT GCGAGACCCTGAATCTGACCACTTTCTAGAAACAATATTTCACATCTGTTCAGATTACAGACGAAGAAGAAG AGCACACAAGGCCGGTAGAGTGGAGCTGTGCCGCTACGGCACTAACACCGAGCAAACACAGGCGGACAACACTAGCAATAAAAGCGCCGGAGTCAG TCCAAACAACAGCCTACCGCGCCCCTACAGCCCGAAATCCACCACCAACCTAGCAGCCAACTACAATCGCCCCCAACCACCCCCCTACGGCTCGGCCACCAACACCCTCCACCACCGGAAGTCCGCCGCCGACCACACCCCCTCCACTTCCGGCCACACACCGGAACACCGCCATCTTGCTTTAGAAGATTCGTTAAAACTACTCAACGAAGCGAACATCGCGAATTCTTTATTCGAAAATTCAAAAGACCCTATCGTTGATTTGAACGATACCGGAGAAGATTATGTTCCTGTTAAACCGGTTTTGATAAAACCGGATGGAATCGGTTTTAACTTGATCAAACCGGACGGGTATGTCGCTATGAAGGATTTGGATGACATTGACGTACCGGATTTGGGTAAGTACGGGATTTGA